A window of the Verrucomicrobiota bacterium genome harbors these coding sequences:
- a CDS encoding response regulator has translation MFERSYLENIIRNAPIGIITTDLQRRITFMSELARRTCQLSDDMTGHPIDQLAAEPAAMQDQLARVLGGQVQRLLFEVEVNAPVGRRVVQFTSTLLRDDAYVTIGLLVMCEDVTEKRETERKYGTLMANSRDPVVLFKAERLLEVNGAFAAMVGRSPEACRDMAWGDFIDPDTLPIVVDLVQRRTAGDETVPDTFDLYAHDATGDRRLFNVTVSPVFADRGVYSMILRDITERKLLEERIAETKKLESLGLLAGGIAHDFNNLLSGVMGYSSLLKTKLDPESAEFRYADRIETSSTHAKELTAQLLAFARGGQYEVQPLNLNHTVLEAVRMLRLSMPRGVKLTTKLTSRLNWIEADPAQMHQIIANLFTNAIEAMASGGRVTIRTENVRFNGSPGADTPHLDPGPYVHLSLSDTGRGISDEALPRIFDPFFSSKGVGHGLGLSAVYGIVRNHRGAVTVESQIGSGTTVHVYLPAAAAPHREQRRIMEPVERGRETVLVVDDEAIIRDLLGRILEELGYRAIITATGEEAIEAFRARHGEIDCVILDMVLPDLNGDEVFSEMRRIQPDARVVLCTGYSIKPAIEEMVRQGVAGVIRKPFQIEELSATIRSALDRSPSAPQA, from the coding sequence ATGTTCGAGCGCAGCTATCTCGAGAACATCATCCGGAACGCACCGATCGGGATCATCACGACCGATCTGCAGCGCCGGATCACGTTCATGAGCGAGTTGGCGCGCCGCACCTGCCAGTTGTCCGACGACATGACAGGCCACCCCATCGACCAGCTCGCCGCCGAGCCGGCTGCGATGCAGGACCAGCTCGCCCGCGTGCTGGGCGGCCAGGTCCAGCGCCTGCTGTTCGAGGTGGAGGTCAACGCCCCCGTCGGACGGCGCGTCGTCCAGTTCACCTCGACGCTCTTGCGAGATGACGCCTACGTGACGATCGGATTGCTCGTCATGTGCGAGGACGTCACCGAGAAGCGCGAGACCGAGCGCAAGTACGGCACGCTCATGGCCAACTCGCGCGATCCGGTCGTGCTGTTCAAGGCCGAGCGGCTGCTTGAGGTCAACGGGGCGTTCGCCGCGATGGTCGGCCGCTCGCCCGAGGCATGCCGCGACATGGCGTGGGGCGACTTCATCGATCCCGACACGCTGCCGATAGTGGTCGACCTGGTGCAGCGCCGGACCGCGGGCGACGAGACGGTGCCCGACACCTTCGATCTGTACGCCCACGACGCGACGGGCGACCGTCGGCTGTTCAACGTCACCGTCTCGCCCGTGTTCGCCGACCGGGGCGTCTACTCGATGATTCTGCGCGACATCACCGAGCGCAAGCTGCTCGAGGAGCGGATCGCCGAGACCAAGAAGCTCGAGAGCCTCGGTCTGCTCGCCGGCGGCATCGCACACGACTTCAACAACCTCTTGAGCGGCGTGATGGGCTACTCGTCGCTGCTCAAGACCAAGCTCGACCCCGAGAGCGCCGAGTTCCGCTATGCCGACCGGATCGAGACCTCGTCGACGCACGCCAAGGAGCTCACGGCGCAGTTGCTCGCGTTCGCGCGCGGCGGTCAGTATGAGGTTCAGCCGCTGAACCTCAACCACACCGTGCTCGAAGCCGTGCGCATGCTGCGGCTCTCGATGCCCCGGGGCGTCAAACTCACAACGAAGCTCACTTCGCGGCTCAACTGGATCGAGGCCGACCCGGCGCAGATGCACCAGATCATCGCCAACCTGTTCACCAACGCGATCGAGGCCATGGCCTCAGGCGGCCGGGTGACAATCCGCACCGAGAACGTCCGGTTCAACGGCTCGCCGGGCGCGGACACGCCCCACCTCGACCCGGGGCCCTACGTGCACCTGTCGCTCTCCGACACCGGACGCGGGATCTCCGACGAGGCGCTGCCGCGGATCTTCGATCCGTTCTTCTCGAGCAAGGGCGTCGGCCACGGCCTCGGGTTGTCGGCCGTCTACGGCATCGTGCGCAACCACCGTGGCGCCGTGACCGTTGAGAGCCAGATCGGCAGCGGAACCACCGTGCACGTCTACTTGCCTGCGGCGGCCGCGCCGCACCGCGAACAGCGGCGCATCATGGAACCTGTCGAGCGTGGACGCGAGACCGTGCTCGTTGTCGACGACGAGGCGATCATCCGCGACCTGCTCGGCCGCATCCTCGAGGAGCTCGGCTACCGGGCCATCATCACCGCCACGGGCGAGGAGGCGATCGAAGCATTCCGCGCGCGGCACGGCGAGATCGACTGCGTCATCCTTGACATGGTGCTGCCCGACCTCAACGGCGACGAGGTCTTCAGTGAGATGCGCCGCATTCAGCCGGATGCGCGCGTCGTCCTGTGCACCGGCTACTCGATCAAACCGGCCATCGAGGAGATGGTCAGACAAGGCGTCGCCGGCGTGATTCGCAAGCCCTTCCAGATCGAAGAGCTGAGCGCCACCATCCGCTCCGCCCTCGACCGCTCCCCCTCCGCTCCACAAGCTTAG
- a CDS encoding PEP-CTERM sorting domain-containing protein encodes MRSFALLLTAAALSIAGSAAATTADIGGDPIHVQQDTFAADNWVMEVTSFVFDYSSSSLPAGVPELNEGEALFVYFLDMDNSVSTSTNNFNVGNPNLYPVSSVGWLSPLWVVPVVDGSPTTDTFQDPYLYGYSGPAQATVFTFSGNFFDPWCTLDPNEYSLVYYVAQSGWELVPGTVSGGGVSDNELLPGPGETIVPEPSILVLLGVGVLATIRSRR; translated from the coding sequence ATGAGATCCTTTGCTTTGCTGCTCACCGCTGCAGCCCTGTCTATAGCCGGCTCGGCCGCCGCAACAACCGCTGATATCGGTGGGGACCCGATACACGTCCAGCAGGACACGTTCGCTGCAGACAACTGGGTCATGGAAGTGACCTCCTTCGTCTTTGACTACTCCAGCAGTTCGCTGCCGGCCGGCGTGCCGGAACTGAACGAAGGCGAGGCATTGTTCGTTTACTTTCTGGACATGGACAACTCGGTGTCCACCTCTACGAACAACTTCAACGTGGGCAATCCGAACCTCTACCCGGTGAGCTCGGTCGGGTGGCTGAGCCCGCTCTGGGTGGTGCCGGTTGTGGACGGCAGCCCGACAACTGACACATTCCAGGATCCGTACCTGTACGGGTACAGTGGGCCCGCCCAGGCAACGGTGTTCACGTTCTCGGGCAACTTCTTCGATCCGTGGTGCACGCTTGATCCGAACGAGTACTCGCTCGTGTACTACGTCGCCCAGTCCGGCTGGGAGCTGGTGCCAGGCACGGTCTCGGGCGGGGGCGTCTCCGACAACGAACTCCTTCCTGGGCCAGGAGAGACCATTGTTCCCGAGCCTTCGATCCTGGTTCTTCTGGGCGTTGGAGTGCTGGCAACCATTCGATCTCGACGATAG